From the genome of Salvia splendens isolate huo1 chromosome 7, SspV2, whole genome shotgun sequence:
TAGGTCTGAAGTATTTACAAATGTTACCTGTTGTAGCATAATCTCATAATGCCTCAGATATTCTTATTGAAAACTTTGAGAAAttgttaatttcttttttttagaaaattctAATAAGTGCTAATAAACAATTGAATAACTATTCTTAATCAATGGACAAGGTGATCTATGTAGGTCTTTGAGATAATTGGATATATAGGTCTTTGATATAGATCATTGGATCAGTGCAAATCTCAAGGTATGCATCTTGAATTGTTCCTAGAGGTATGCATCTTCACTTTTTGAAATTTCTCATCTCCCAAAGGATTTCTGGAAGTCATGCAGCAGAAATTTCATACTGCCAAATTTAAAAATTCCTTAATCTAAACGTCACTACCTTATCCAGTTGGTTTTAAATTTCTCATGTCTTCAGCTGTAAGTGTCCAGAAAAATTGGATATGCTTTATTAGGACTGAAATAATTACTATGATAGCTGTGGCTTATATAGGATATCTGCAAATTTTCGATTGCTATTTGGAATGGATAGTCAGCAATGCAATATTGATTTGACCATGTGCCTTACCCTTCTTTTTACCCCTTCTTGGGGTTAGACTTGCACACACTGAAACAATGTTGACCACGTTTACGTCTCTGAACATTACTGAGTAATTGAGTGAGAAATTGTGATGTATGCTTTACAGTATTTGCTTCATAATTTGAATCATCAATGCTAGGGCAGCTtgcaataatatttttatttgaatcaTCCGCTGCCCCTGTTTCTTGTGTAGATCTCCACTTTGTAGTCAAAATTGGACTGCTTCATTTCAAATGACTATCCACCTGGGCCCTATGCTTCTAATGTGAAATCTTCTGTTaatttctttatgttttgtacATAGGATTGTTTTTATAACTTTTAGGAGAAAGAAACAACTTAGAATGGAAATAGAGTATTCGAGAATTGCAGTAATGGTGTGAATATTATATGCAGAAAGAGGGCTAACAAGGTAGGGTGACACAAGAAAGTTCAATTTTTTGTATTTCTAACGTGATTATGGTCAAGAAACCTACCATGTGCTTGTGATTAGTCATTTTGGTTGATGATAGAATCCTAATTCATATCCTTGGATTCTAGAGTCTACTAACCCATTCCCAAGTTAGGACAGTAAGGTGAGACCATGatagaaaatttaatttcgAAAAGTTTACTTGGCTTGTTGGAATAAGTATTGTGTATATTTCAGGAGATAAAGAAGCAGCTGGTGTCATGGATGAATCATTCACAGTTCAGATCAGCAGCAACTTAGTTAAAAAACTTCTCAATAATGGTGAGGTGGTAAAGAAGAAAACCAGGAGGCCCGCGCCAAAAATTCCCAAAGAACCACAAGCGAAGCAGCTTCCTGATGATTCCGAGGCACTCAGAGGCCCTTCTTCAACTGCATGGCCAATTCAGCCTCCTCTTTACgtgccaccaccacctccttcaCACAAAACACCAAATCCGGAGTTAGAGGCCATTCGGTCTGTCCTTGAGGAGAGTGAGAAAGTCGTGGAGAGGTTGCATAAGCAGGAGGAGAACATGTTACAGGAGGTCACTGAAAGAGCAAAAGATCTTCATGACAAAGAGTTCAAGCTTCCAAATAGCAAGCCCATGCCTTGTCTTGATGAGAAGGATGCGTGTTTGAATTGCTACAAGGAACATATCAAGGACCCTCTAAAATGTGCCCAATTGGTCAAAGATTTTGCAGATTGTGCTCGCACAGCTAGGCAGCAAGCCGGTCACAGCAACTAGCTTCTCAGCACCAAATATTCGGCAACCATAAAATATTTTATGGTCCATGTTTACTTGGATATGCCTTGAAACAGTTGAGTACTCGTTCGCGAGTGGAGAATGCAAGGTTTCGATGAGTTGTGACTGGTGGAAATTCATACCCAGGAGCCATGTTTTAAGTTATGGATGACTCCTATGTTTCCATGGTTTTTCATAACTGTGTGATCTTGTTAGGTAATATTGGAAGAGTGACTCTATCCATTAACtgaaattaccaaaaaaaatcgAATAAGTTCATCACCATGTTTTCCTTCACTCCATCAAGGATTCTTTAGTTTTTTCGAAgttcttttttttcaattttttgaacAAATTCTGTGGCCAGATCAGAGGGGCTTTTAGGCTTGTGGTATTAACTAGTTCACCAATTGTGGTGCGAAGTGTGAAAACTGAAGAGAGAATACTCATTACGTTGCCATTTTAGAACTACAAATTCAAGGATTCGTCTAATTTTGAAGATTGATATCAAATAGCAAATCAAATTCTACTAGTTACTCTGTTCATCATCTTTTCAACAATTTCACTTGAAATTAAATTCccattgattatttttttgtccatttaaatatgtaacatAATTAGTTCTATAATGTTTGTTggcataaaaatttaataagttGGTGCTGAAATTTAATAGTAGAGTAAACTATAAAATCGTTGTTGTTTGCATGTATGCATTACAATCATTTACGATCCCTGGATTTTTATATTTGCACATTTTAGTCCTTTTGCACATACCCCCAAGCCATGGAGGGTATTTTAAAACTTTTCGTTATCAACTCAATGATGTTGACACACTTTAATTTCTCTCTTTATTGCATTTGAATAGTTTTATTTTCTGCACTTTCATTAGTAATATTATTGACTCACAAATTTAAAACTCTATCAATCTTGCCAGAATGAAATTGAAGTAGTTATACGAGCACTGAACTGACTAATagggatattggtctctaaaatcataaacttttatccaaaatttggtatttcccgcAAACAttaaaattgttttgaaatattacaaactttacattttgtttcTTATATTACATGGCGGGTCAATCACCATATCCAACAAACTTACGTGCATTTTTTAAATCTTAATTGGCACTACTAAAATCCACGTGGTTTTCAACGTGACTTTTTATCCTATTTGTCACGAACTTAAAAATTGGTCTTAAATATCATTAATATTTCACGGTTGCCC
Proteins encoded in this window:
- the LOC121742555 gene encoding uncharacterized protein LOC121742555 yields the protein MDESFTVQISSNLVKKLLNNGEVVKKKTRRPAPKIPKEPQAKQLPDDSEALRGPSSTAWPIQPPLYVPPPPPSHKTPNPELEAIRSVLEESEKVVERLHKQEENMLQEVTERAKDLHDKEFKLPNSKPMPCLDEKDACLNCYKEHIKDPLKCAQLVKDFADCARTARQQAGHSN